One Deinococcota bacterium genomic window carries:
- a CDS encoding CAP domain-containing protein: MRPRHSASALLLSLLLGFGAALASSPPTALTASYAPIAPDGPAEGALLQHSNLERRGAGLTELRPDEALALAARHHAEEMVRLRYLAHESPTPENATLSLRVARAGSAAQFVGENLARLPSAADAPRQAIRGWMESPGHRANLLHPAFTHAGFGVASTSRGEVYVVQVLAALPLELAGAEVRPLTLEEGVVELSFELRVAGDVLFLYGEEQLPAETLPAGAHKLSLPLSGQEPLHIQAGLRAPSGEGGFIGQDGGWFIPAESSWQPSSAAGADLSIRSAEPQTRTKQVYRVTLRFARPPAGTIGVWLDEVYLPDATLNGDELVIDLPRTSDQPAISLGVPTSLDSARFEVVLALSIKSIDGAPQLYPHNQP, translated from the coding sequence ATGCGTCCAAGGCATTCAGCAAGCGCTCTTCTCCTCAGTCTCCTCTTGGGTTTCGGCGCCGCCTTGGCCTCGAGCCCGCCGACCGCCCTCACCGCCAGCTACGCGCCCATCGCGCCCGACGGACCCGCGGAAGGGGCGCTTCTGCAGCACAGCAACCTCGAGCGCCGCGGCGCCGGCCTGACCGAGCTGCGGCCGGACGAGGCCCTGGCCCTGGCCGCGCGCCACCACGCCGAGGAGATGGTGCGGCTCCGCTACCTCGCCCACGAGTCGCCCACGCCCGAAAACGCCACGCTCTCCTTGCGCGTCGCGCGCGCGGGCTCAGCGGCGCAGTTCGTCGGGGAAAACCTGGCGCGGCTGCCCTCCGCCGCGGACGCACCCCGGCAGGCCATCAGGGGCTGGATGGAGAGCCCCGGCCACCGCGCCAACCTGCTCCACCCCGCCTTTACGCACGCCGGCTTCGGCGTAGCCAGCACCAGCCGCGGCGAGGTCTACGTCGTCCAGGTGCTGGCCGCGCTGCCCCTCGAGCTCGCCGGCGCCGAGGTCCGGCCCCTCACGCTCGAGGAGGGCGTCGTCGAGCTCAGCTTCGAGTTGCGCGTAGCGGGCGACGTCCTCTTCCTCTACGGTGAGGAGCAGTTGCCAGCCGAGACCTTGCCCGCGGGCGCGCACAAGCTGAGCCTTCCCCTCAGCGGTCAAGAGCCCCTTCACATTCAAGCGGGCCTGCGCGCACCCTCGGGCGAAGGTGGCTTTATCGGCCAGGACGGCGGCTGGTTCATTCCGGCGGAGTCCTCATGGCAGCCCTCGAGCGCAGCCGGAGCGGATCTCAGCATCAGGTCCGCCGAACCGCAAACGCGGACAAAGCAGGTGTACCGGGTCACGCTGCGCTTTGCACGTCCTCCCGCCGGTACAATCGGCGTGTGGCTGGACGAGGTCTATCTGCCGGACGCGACCCTGAACGGCGACGAGTTGGTGATCGACCTCCCGCGGACGAGCGACCAGCCCGCGATTTCCCTCGGCGTGCCGACAAGCCTCGACAGCGCGCGCTTTGAAGTCGTCTTGGCCCTCAGTATCAAGTCCATAGATGGGGCGCCGCAGCTCTACCCTCACAATCAGCCCTGA
- the pgm gene encoding phosphoglucomutase (alpha-D-glucose-1,6-bisphosphate-dependent) — protein sequence MAVHELAGKAAPLELLVNVPRLVSAYYTHKPDPSSPLERVSFGTSGHRGSSLSNSFNEDHILAVTQALCEVRREEGVSGPLYVGMDTHALSEAALATATEVFAANEVDIMVQAGLGYTPTPAISHAILGYNRSYNRGKKEGLADGVVITPSHNPPEDGGFKYNPPTGGPADTATTKRIQDRANEILEGGLRDVKRLSYRQALAAGTTHEHDYLTPYVEDLANVVDLDAIAGAGLRIGVDPMGGAGVAYWEPIRERYGLDLTVVNRRIDPTFAFMTVDKDGRIRMDCSSPYAMAGLIGLKDSFDVAFGNDPDYDRHGVVTKAGLMNPNHYLAVAINYLFANRPGWRLDAAVGKTLVSSSMIDRVASRLGRRLAELPVGFKWFVDGLMDGSYGFGGEESAGASFLRQDGTVWTTDKDGIIMDLLAAEITAKTGEDPSDHYRGLEERFGSPVYERMDAPASFEQKKVLASLSPQGVVASELAGESIVAKLTRAPEGGAAIGGLKVVTENGWFAARPSGTEEIYKIYAESFKGSEHLAQIQEEAQAIVSAAFAAAGL from the coding sequence ATGGCTGTTCATGAGCTTGCCGGCAAGGCCGCGCCCCTCGAGCTTCTCGTCAACGTTCCGCGCCTCGTCTCCGCCTACTACACCCATAAGCCGGACCCCTCGAGTCCCTTGGAGCGCGTCTCCTTCGGCACCTCGGGTCACCGGGGCTCGTCGCTGTCGAACTCGTTCAATGAGGACCACATCCTGGCGGTGACGCAGGCGCTCTGCGAGGTCCGCCGCGAGGAGGGCGTCAGCGGCCCCCTCTACGTCGGCATGGATACCCACGCGCTGTCCGAGGCCGCGCTCGCCACGGCGACGGAGGTCTTCGCCGCCAACGAGGTGGACATCATGGTTCAGGCGGGCCTCGGCTACACGCCGACGCCGGCCATCTCGCACGCGATCCTCGGCTACAACCGCTCCTACAACCGCGGCAAGAAGGAGGGCCTCGCCGACGGCGTGGTCATCACGCCCTCGCACAACCCGCCCGAGGACGGCGGCTTCAAGTACAATCCGCCCACCGGCGGCCCCGCCGACACGGCCACCACGAAGCGCATCCAGGACCGGGCGAACGAGATTCTGGAGGGCGGCCTAAGGGACGTAAAGCGGCTGAGCTACCGTCAGGCGCTGGCCGCCGGCACCACCCACGAGCACGACTACCTCACGCCCTACGTCGAAGACCTGGCGAACGTCGTCGACCTGGACGCCATCGCCGGGGCCGGGCTGCGCATCGGCGTGGACCCGATGGGCGGGGCGGGCGTCGCCTACTGGGAACCCATCAGGGAGCGCTACGGGCTCGACCTCACCGTCGTCAACCGCCGCATCGACCCCACCTTCGCCTTCATGACGGTCGACAAGGACGGACGTATCCGCATGGACTGCTCCTCGCCCTACGCCATGGCCGGGCTGATCGGGCTGAAGGACAGCTTCGACGTGGCCTTCGGCAACGACCCCGACTACGACCGCCACGGCGTCGTCACCAAGGCCGGGCTGATGAACCCGAACCACTACCTGGCGGTGGCGATCAACTACCTCTTCGCCAACCGGCCCGGCTGGCGTCTTGACGCGGCGGTCGGCAAGACGCTGGTCTCGAGCTCGATGATAGACCGGGTCGCCTCACGACTGGGCCGCCGCCTGGCCGAGCTGCCCGTCGGCTTCAAGTGGTTCGTGGACGGCCTGATGGACGGCTCCTACGGCTTCGGCGGCGAGGAGTCGGCGGGGGCCTCCTTCTTGCGCCAAGACGGCACGGTGTGGACGACCGACAAGGACGGCATCATCATGGACCTCCTGGCCGCCGAGATCACCGCCAAGACCGGCGAGGACCCGAGCGACCACTACCGGGGGCTCGAGGAACGCTTCGGCTCCCCCGTCTACGAGCGCATGGACGCCCCCGCCAGCTTCGAGCAGAAGAAGGTGCTTGCCAGCCTCTCGCCCCAGGGGGTGGTAGCAAGCGAGCTGGCGGGGGAGAGCATCGTCGCCAAGCTCACCCGCGCGCCCGAAGGCGGCGCGGCCATCGGCGGGCTCAAGGTCGTTACCGAGAACGGCTGGTTTGCCGCCCGGCCCTCGGGCACCGAGGAGATCTACAAGATCTACGCCGAGAGCTTCAAGGGTTCCGAACACCTCGCGCAGATCCAGGAGGAAGCCCAGGCCATCGTGAGCGCGGCCTTTGCCGCCGCGGGGCTTTAG
- a CDS encoding YceH family protein, giving the protein MSLSDLEVRVLGALVEKDCTTPEIYPLSTNALLLACNQKTSRDPLTGYSLLEVEEALRSLADKGLARSARGDHERAVKHQHRLAEGSKLSAQDLAVLAVLMLRGSQTPGELRSRTERYVHFPDTAAVLASLSHLREHRPPLVKNHGRGPGQSQDRWGHSLGPDPERLRPRVRQSGSAPAPEAQDGLQDGLRDGLRDELEALRQEVARLRAQLERLLEHTGLSGPEGEP; this is encoded by the coding sequence ATGAGTCTCAGCGACCTCGAGGTTCGCGTGCTCGGCGCACTGGTCGAAAAGGACTGTACCACCCCCGAGATCTACCCGCTGTCCACGAACGCGCTTCTCCTCGCCTGCAACCAGAAGACCAGTCGCGATCCGCTTACGGGCTACTCCCTGCTCGAGGTCGAAGAGGCCCTCCGCTCGCTGGCGGATAAAGGGCTCGCCCGCTCAGCCCGGGGAGACCACGAGCGCGCCGTCAAGCACCAGCACCGGCTGGCCGAGGGCTCGAAGCTTTCGGCTCAAGACCTGGCCGTGCTCGCCGTCCTCATGCTGCGCGGCTCTCAGACCCCGGGCGAGCTGCGGAGCCGGACCGAGCGCTACGTCCACTTTCCCGACACCGCCGCCGTCCTGGCGAGCCTGTCGCACCTGCGGGAGCACCGCCCTCCGCTCGTCAAAAACCATGGGCGCGGGCCGGGGCAGAGCCAGGACCGTTGGGGCCACAGCCTGGGGCCCGATCCCGAGAGGCTGAGGCCACGGGTGAGGCAGTCCGGATCCGCGCCCGCGCCGGAAGCGCAAGACGGTCTTCAAGACGGTCTTCGAGACGGTCTTCGAGACGAGCTCGAGGCGTTGCGGCAGGAAGTCGCGCGCTTGCGGGCTCAGCTCGAACGGCTGCTCGAGCATACCGGCTTGTCCGGGCCCGAAGGAGAGCCCTGA